The uncultured Cohaesibacter sp. genome segment TATGCGCACCATTCCCGCGGTTAAGCCAAAACCAACATCAGTTTGAAAAAAGGAATACAAAAAAGACCTTCCTCCGGAGCACCCCGCCCAGATCTGAATGAGTGACATGCCGGCAGGTCTCCTGGCTCACAGGTCAATGTGCTTTTCCACCTTCCCGGTTTCAAAACCAGTGGCAAATGAGAAAAGCACTCTCTGTTTACAGTTGCGGGGGCAGCTCCGGCTTCACAACAAGGTACACAAACCTTGCCACTCACCGGATTCCCTTTTCATTCCTATTGGAAACCGACACCCAATTTTTCATGCAATTGCCCTGAGCTGTCAACTGACAACATTGCCACAGCCGGACATTCAATATTTCCAAGGGTTCAGACTTGATCTGACACCGCCCTCAATCAGCGTGAGCAGAAAGAGGGCGTGAGATCTCTCGCGAGACGGTGTGGTTATCAAAAACAAAGCCGGTCTTCTGTCCCTTGCCAAAAATCTGGGCAAGGTTTCGCAAGCCTGCCAGGTGGTGCCCTACCCGGTCACACGTCTGGCTGTGTTGCTTTCTCAAGTCGGGCTTTACGAAGTCCGTACTTTTTCCAAGAACTCATTGAGTTTTACCGAAAGCAAGTCACCGTTGGTCGCCAACTCTGCTGCGGCTGACTGAACCTGAGCTGCCGCAGTGCCCGTTTCGGCGGCGGCATGGGTGACACTGGCAATGTTTGCAGATACTTCTCCTGTGCCTGCAGCGGCTTCTTGAACATTGTTGGCAATTTCGTTTGTCGCTGCCAGTTGGTCCTCAATAGCGATTGCGACGGCTTCCGATATATCACTCATCTTGGAGATCGTTCGGCTGATACCGTCAATGCGGTCGACGGAATCCTGTGTGGATGCCTGCATTGACGTGATTTGTGAAGCAATTTCGTCCGTCGCTTTTGCGGTCTGGCTTGCCAGAGCCTTAACCTCAGAGGCCACAACGGCAAACCCTTTGCCCGCCTCACCTGCCCTGGCCGCCTCAATTGTGGCATTGAGGGCCAGGAGATTTGTTTGATTGGCGATGTCCTGAATCATTTCAACGACACTACCGATCTTTCTGGCGCCTTCCATCAACTCGGTAACCGTCATATTCGCCGACGAAGCTTCGGCGACGGCTTGGGTGGAGATCTCTTTTGATTCTGCGACCTGACGCCCAATCTCATTAACGGATGCTGACAGCTCTTCGGTTGCGGCTGCGACCGTCTGAACATTTGACGTCGCTTCTTCGGACGCAGCTGCAACTGCTGTGGCCTGATTGGAAGTCTCTTCAGCATTGGCTGCCATCAAAGATGCCGTTGCATTCAGCTCTGTCGCGGAAGACGTAACGGTTTCAACAACAGCCCCGACTGCGCCTTCAAACTCGTTGGCAAGCTGGCGCATCATTGCCTTTTTCTGTTGTTCCGCTTGTTTCTCAGCCTCCAATTGATGCGCCTTCAAGCGTTCCGCTTCTGCCATCTTTTCTTTGAAAATCTGAACCGCTTTGGCCATGCGGCCCACCTCGTCTTTCCGATCTTGGTCGGGGATGGTGACGGAGAAATCTTGATCAGACAAACGCGCCATGACACTGGCGATGGCTACCAACGGATTTGCAATGCCCTTGGCCACGAACCAGCCCAAAACCGCAACACCAACCAAGATGACTAACGAAAAAATGAGTATGGTAAGTTTCAACTGAGAAATCGGGGCATTGATCTCGGCAAGATCCTTTTCACCTATGATCGCCCACTTCACTCCATCAAACTCAAAGGACGTGTAGGCAGCAAGCACAGGAACATTCCGATAGTCGCGTGTCTCAATAACACCTGTCTGACCACTCAAAGCTGCGGTAACAGATTTGCTGTCAATTTTGCGCGAAAGGATCGTCGACTTTTGCGAGAAGCGAGAGTCACTACGCATCAGGTGATCTTCGCCGACAAGATAGGTTTCGCCCGTCTCGCCCATGCCTTCTTTTGCTTGCATGACTTCGTTGATGCGGCCAATCGGCATCTGAAATGCAAGCACGCCCAGCAGCTTTCCGTCTTTAATGATTGGCGTTGCCATGAAGCTGGCGGGAGCATCATGGCTGGGACTATATGGCTGGAAATCGGTGAATGCGACGGTCTTGGTGTCTTGGCTTTTGCGAGCAATCTGGAAAACCTTGCTAAGGTCGGAATTTTTCCATCGACCGCCGACAAGATTTGTCGCGTAGTCGAGTTCCTTGAAAACGGTGTATACGAGGTTCCCATTGGGGTCGAACAGGAAGATGTCATAATAGCCGCGGGCTTCCAGAAACTGACGGAACCACG includes the following:
- a CDS encoding methyl-accepting chemotaxis protein; this translates as MLRLSNITLSKKIPVLVGIIALISVTAVSTLSIIKASDALNVQNVNQLTSITAARAHELKFYISSIREDLTTLATSEQSQMAVLEFSKAFSELGSTAETVLQKDYISDNSHPLGEKHKLDRATTDNSYNQVHARFHPWFRQFLEARGYYDIFLFDPNGNLVYTVFKELDYATNLVGGRWKNSDLSKVFQIARKSQDTKTVAFTDFQPYSPSHDAPASFMATPIIKDGKLLGVLAFQMPIGRINEVMQAKEGMGETGETYLVGEDHLMRSDSRFSQKSTILSRKIDSKSVTAALSGQTGVIETRDYRNVPVLAAYTSFEFDGVKWAIIGEKDLAEINAPISQLKLTILIFSLVILVGVAVLGWFVAKGIANPLVAIASVMARLSDQDFSVTIPDQDRKDEVGRMAKAVQIFKEKMAEAERLKAHQLEAEKQAEQQKKAMMRQLANEFEGAVGAVVETVTSSATELNATASLMAANAEETSNQATAVAAASEEATSNVQTVAAATEELSASVNEIGRQVAESKEISTQAVAEASSANMTVTELMEGARKIGSVVEMIQDIANQTNLLALNATIEAARAGEAGKGFAVVASEVKALASQTAKATDEIASQITSMQASTQDSVDRIDGISRTISKMSDISEAVAIAIEDQLAATNEIANNVQEAAAGTGEVSANIASVTHAAAETGTAAAQVQSAAAELATNGDLLSVKLNEFLEKVRTS